The Calliphora vicina chromosome 3, idCalVici1.1, whole genome shotgun sequence genome contains a region encoding:
- the rno gene encoding PHD finger protein rhinoceros: MSQRGKRGNHLHHPRLDVEPQPPPTKRRKGRPPNGGGGGLGGGLGGGGGSGGGPGNNINFPGNPVNVNCVRPIITSSATSVDLEPNQHAAVGGEDIISSTSAKAAGSQGSSSSVATWQARSVSDIKMSSIYNRSSTEAPAELYRKDLISAMKLPDSEQLANYEYLVVNDQWKQEWERGVQVPVNPDSLPEPYVEVLTEPIVPPAHDFKLPKNRFLRITKDENYSPELHCLTNVVALAENSCAYDIDRVDSSWLHLYNTDRKQYGAFSISETQFERVIEELEIRCWEQIQVILKNEEGLGIEYDENVICDVCRSPDSEEANEMVFCDNCNICVHQACYGITAIPSGQWLCRTCSMGIKPDCVLCPNKGGAMKSTKSGKHWAHVSCALWIPEVSIGCVDRMEPITKISSIPTSRWALLCVLCRGRDGACIQCSVKTCKTAYHVTCAFQHGLEMRAIIEEGNAEDGVKLRSYCHKHSVSKGKKEAINKGVSSTSCKNRLTAGIGSGTEDDDCRRRKSRKSDMTSEERNQVRARRLQEVESEFDKHVNIKDISCHLFDVDDDAVEAIYNYWKLKRKSRNNRALIPPKSEDVEMIARKQEQQDLENHKLVVHLRQDLERVRNLCYMVSRREKLSRSLFKLREQVFYKQISVLTDANTQSSDANEKSDEQFKNAVIYANDGPTLYDHFYSSCDKNTPTQYQSLEFILEKLLGSAKSGPKAGTKASRASTSTSKRATTKTSTNSASTSANSTSYSAGKASTSPNKKVNNGGVISSKASALISSPTENVEKQSAKKITNRRSAPTAAPSTLTTPTSGQRTSSGRTPSSKTTTASASAKTKNAPNSSDDSSSSSGSSSSDDDDSSSDNGSSSGSGSSSETESASSSSDSDSSSLSGSKVTSSRANKSLKKLSPSKKKANSRSLEVGAKQRRKSITQSKAETETNKTSTTKSTKDFPKVDITTVLSSSSEIEAEANKNKKQKVSVPVKQSSNNTSETEAGVTKATTSQSTSNLLLSQSETNKTSLTKENSSSSSDESIEVTPKKCRKQLTKSMDSGNKDYITRKKVTESSVNRKLIEQIYSDSDSSSELDNKEKEERAAESNVSDSQNQQTIRTKAAMKEFTLQQQTCSKTQKDLSTSGNLEKLKEIQSNSHKISNDIVQQKPQKLSSDLLVVPQRQAAKKASENMRSTNSNILTGMGSSSSFANTSNTGTLQRDVEVKHRETTKQKESVSVKSDDKVEKKSSTIKSNDQLVEKPTINKRGRPPKIIKEAAEPSQTSSATTSEQTAGPSRAKEPQTSMDQETKKAASTTAQTSDDKLTQSRSSTTLESSKSNENAKNNILVTYVVPQRQAAKKAAEQLKNNNKTPQANTEAAVTATNVADDKERVNSIEKETKLKTPEDHSAKAAPTRRMSTREATSNLSSKQDVPVATMTAKKTPTSSRQRAKDEPPIQTTINTTPKRPAQSMDKKRKVSITSSSESDSSSSSSSSDGSDDSSSNSGSSYSSSSSDDEDASDAEEKRLEERAVSDTTKQNVRKSLDSRTMVSQQISSSDNKISSKLPSQKQLKRNVSNSSSNIDEQSPNKSSIQTRRKSSQVEEPVQKTPEIKTTSDSQAEDNSTSMPQPSSPSPVATPITQNKKSDEEDEEPKNEIDSNNTNKIQDSQVESDKEAACEKSTSSIHITAEINTAPEDESSEMKNPVTTSDLHEIIKDNINTNEERRMNDDGIIVERIENNETLVVNSNSDVTLIEDKPTSLVSVDLCSEVPMDIDEELTTAPTHTSLPSGDHNSSLLKTDDLLVNLDPPPAPVPASPIPSSSSSCEENDDQSNVSNDDQENLDSTHTTKSRRTIPGSPPISAEEEHTHHTQHLLNEMELVRALEEERKKDLAAANAEEMKFGESKSPGVAVIAPEPLEIIDLDSNSNSDHMASPQKQPLDVPTTLELNTAPLEISPLSFGKSSQMESNKNQQNIDSLEQDTKLQSSLSLSRTSPSTTKVSCDPLPISTHTSTLESAHHPIVDTILDLEDNAKKKREENQQQQMHSFPNELLNTSPFGSHSVGHVLDAHSENLNNLLTNDSNIRKDISEEDSFQATRNLLEKLRKKRNRADEPKEPDLMLPPPTPAIPSVFPFHNAADPEDIIHAQKENAMSSLEANSAGHYNIESTQPTQTTTPQTHNSHNLLVSSSPNTAAVPNKDNNLDIYGNMSHNSSADSARTSADADNICSMSNTLSLSTYIEGNGQSMQSQPQLPISPMQQHSAQHTPTPHHPHQGTTPNSNYTQQQQPHTPAQQTNVAELTSLIQNELASQAATSSLSKTPTIDAFGSKQNNNTMSSNDVSADRVSGTTPDFVDLHAAAAASSASIGSNKLVVDCDFDENTRMQSPYTMQANRIWNENDLIAARRSTSPSSVSESNDQSPSIDLQPQQQQQQTSVQHQIPLQNTHVQSQHTIAPNVLNNSSSASNSNAINKNSFFSSINNFALTSSFQQHPLQTQNQLNQQTQQQSSLPNGIDSMIYNQSYNSSTATTPTSQGTPQQQQSNVQQQSRTQQYNGSVGLFHDAASNLPNINQIPFVSNDGSSGTGASVMYPAGPGIGNNVNAGSNSGNQQQYNSNTAIGSTNTSGVQYSGAAFTSSTHNIALTAAIVGVSASGSLIDHNSPRHHQLRPTHQFNLTSPNNANTATSFNSMHLGSCAESMMASSQPTSHHTTPTKDSPSKANRSSSRYSQQTQQQQQLRSSHKSPQVTQPKSPGKSPRQMELLSKQLQQQQQAHTSLTEFTNLGSKPTKYDPLTHTLAGKPRQRAPRGTGSGSRGRGRGRGRNRGGSVPNALIPLPIPMSEYVSADNLVGTPFEFSYEEEMAAPGMENLQSLRDRRRSFDCRNAQNSEGLKYRSPSYNAGACKVRHNAAGSTSVTVPASASSTESIVNCNNNIKGSTTTNLHSIVQPMLPGPVDMRTYNLGFEPQHSSASQEAYNNNLLGAFDSGTADQTLSEFDEEDEREFQSALRATGTTSSITTAKQLQISLSSSINTSSMGTANAVDSVASANNSLIQTYSETMATTTVAGISNAQGSATSMSVAATTKTCPSTNITTAMISAELVTDLQTSMETTSEDVSIDSDTTLTTKASLSDSRNQLKLKIKGPLAYPDSYHNSNVITHASTSVQSNISNVQSMASTNATISASVSGSGTNSRRMRKKELLSLYVVQKDNHGDDSSCGLPPADSNLLSNVMSETIRKTESVCSEVDEYGSEFTAGSTSSKRFKKNSSRELRSLDIMVADMNDMTAVNLGADGRRRSGCSSGSAENSVVKIGAASSAGKRRGRSKTLEGAEDEPAPKLKIKIRGLAEGNASATATVGSCESSFNNYEVARRSVACPPKKRLTSNYTPTLEDLMRDSMNYRDQVMQEFGGDDDERTKRTSSTFNTTASKTLADPSTHQKKMKSSKSKKEKKDKKRHKNKDFDDNMSCISGANNSMITTLIEQPTSASPGEPPKLILRINKRKAESTATDTSRSSPATANTVLSPEGPSAPIRLKLARVAEGGGYVIGDKKRKKGKKSNSIANTEDLANANSNTSCSNAVTTPVSINEIEKFTEDANARLGMATSPAATFTNYTGSDVGVGEPPSMAETDADAAKDSSTPSPCLVIDSSKSNDIHDSSNTASSLNDISAPCISESIHSMAVTPTAVTMVSRNCNDNSNSQSSALSSGHSRLSNSNSNSLMSATHQSQASTGNSSSNTTNQNNHTNTNNSSSNSNSGTGSSSILGLQKNCEVR; the protein is encoded by the exons ATGTCACAAAGAGGTAAACGCGGTAATCATTTACACCACCCACGACTTGATGTTGAGCCGCAACCTCCTCCCACAAAACGACGTAAAGGTCGACCTCCCAACGGTGGCGGCGGAGGTTTGGGCGGCGGTCTCGGCGGAGGCGGAGGAAGTGGCGGTGGGCCCggcaataatataaattttcccGGCAATCCAGTAAATGTCAATTGTGTTAGACCCATAATAACAAGCAGTGCGACATCGGTAGACCTTGAACCCAATCAGCACGCTGCCGTCGGTGGCGAAGACATTATCAGTTCTACTAGTGCAAAAGCTGCAGGTAGTCAAGGATCATCATCATCTGTAGCAACGTGGCAGGCACGATCTGTTTCAGACATAAAaatgtctagcatttacaatCGAAGCTCAACGGAAGCTCCAGCTGAACTCTATCG TAAGGATCTCATAAGCGCGATGAAATTGCCAGATTCTGAACAATTAGCTAACTATGAATACCTCGTTGTAAACGATCAATGGAAACAAGAATGGGAACGAGGCGTTCAAGTGCCAGTAAATCCGGATTCACTTCCCGAGCCATATGTTGAAGTGCTGACAGAACCCATAGTGCCACCTGCTCATGATTTTAAACT TCCAAAAAATCGCTTCCTGCGCATAACTAAAGATGAGAACTATTCACCCGAATTGCACTGTCTTACAAATGTTGTTGCTCTAGCCGAAAACTCCTGCGCTTACGACATCGACCGGGTTGATTCGTCATGGTTGCATCTTTACAATACTGATCGCAAACAGTATGGGGCATTCTCCATCAGTGAAACACAGTTTGAGCGTGTGATAGAAGAATTAGAA ATACGTTGCTGGGAGCAAATTCAGGTCATTTTGAAGAATGAAGAGGGCCTCGGTATCGAATATGATGAAAATGTCATATGTGACGTATGTCGTTCGCCTGATTCGGAGGAAGCTAACGAAATGGTTTTCTGTGATAATTGCAATATATGTGTACATCAGGCGTGTTATGGTATTACTGCTATCCCATCag GTCAATGGCTCTGTCGAACATGTTCAATGGGAATCAAACCGGACTGTGTTTTGTGTCCGAACAAAGGTGGTGCAATGAAGTCAACCAAGTCGGGCAAACATTGGGCCCACGTTTCGTGTGCGCTGTGGATACCAGAAGTCAGTATTGGATGTGTTGACCGCATGGAaccaattacaaaaatttcaagcaTTCCAACAAGTCGGTGGGCTTTGTTATGTGTTCTGTGTCGCGGCCGAGATGGTGCTTGCATACAGTGTTCGGTAAAAACATGCAAAACAGCATATCACGTGACGTGCGCCTTCCAACATGGACTGGAAATGCGTGCAATCATTGAGGAGGGTAACGCCGAAGACGGCGTTAAACTTCGATCGTACTGTCATAAGCACAGCGTAAGCAAGGGCAAGAAGGAGGCGATTAACAAAGGAGTAAGCAGTACCAGTTGTAAGAATAGACTGACAGCGGGAATTGGGTCTGGCACAGAAGATGATGATTGTCGGAGGCGTAAGAGTCGAAAATCCGATATGACATCTGAGGAACGTAATCAAGTTCGGGCACGTCGTCTACAG gaagttGAGTCTGAATTTGATAAGCATGTTAACATTAAAGACATTAGTTGTCACCTTTTTGATGTGGATGACGATGCCGTTGAGGCCATTTACAACTACTGGAAGCTTAAACGAAAATCGAGAAACAATCGTGCACTTATCCCTCCCAAATCGGAGGATGTTGAAATGATAGCTCGCAAACAAGAGCAGCAAGATCTCGAAAATCACAAGTTAGTAGTTCATCTAAGGCAGGACTTGGAAAGGGTTAGAAACCTTTGTTACATGGTCAGCAGAAGAGAAAAACTCTCACGTTCTCTTTTCAAACTACGAGAACAGgtattttacaaacaaatatccGTACTCACCGATGCAAATACGCAATCAAGTGATGCGAACGAAAAAAGcgacgaacaatttaaaaatgcagtCATTTATGCCAACGATGGTCCGACATTATATGATCACTTTTATTCGTCGTGCGACAAAAATACACCCACACAGTACCAAAGTTTAGAGTTTATTTTGGAGAAACTCCTGGGTAGTGCCAAAAGCGGACCAAAAGCTGGCACAAAGGCTTCTAGAGCCTCAACATCAACATCAAAACGTGCTACTACTAAGACATCCACGAACTCTGCATCTACTTCAGCGAATAGTACGAGTTATTCGGCTGGTAAAGCATCAACATCcccaaataaaaaagttaataatGGCGGTGTCATATCTAGTAAGGCATCTGCCCTGATTTCCTCTCCGACCGAGAATGTGGAAAAGCAATCGGCAAAGAAAATCACTAATAGACGTTCTGCTCCAACTGCTGCACCATCCACACTTACAACGCCGACGTCAGGGCAACGCACGAGTTCAGGTCGCACCCCGTCATCAAAGACGACGACGGCGTCAGCGTCGGCGAAAACAAAAAATGCACCAAACAGTTCTGATGATAGTTCATCGTCCTCCGGCAGTTCGTCATCGGACGATGACGATTCTTCGTCGGACAATGGCTCCAGTTCGGGAAGTGGTTCTAGCTCTGAGACTGAAAGTGCATCTAGTTCATCGGACTCTGATTCGTCGTCATTGAGTGGCAGCAAAGTTACTTCGTCCAGAGCAAATAAATCCCTCAAAAAACTAAGTCCTTCAAAGAAAAAAGCTAATTCACGGTCTCTCGAAGTGGGTGCAAAACAAAGAAGGAAGAGTATCACTCAGTCCAAAGCGGAAACAGAAACCAacaaaacatcaacaacaaagTCGACTAAAGACTTCCCCAAAGTTGATATTACTACTGTGCTTTCTAGTTCCAGCGAGATTGAAGCAGAGGCCAATaagaataagaaacaaaaagttTCAGTACCTGTTAAGCAATCCAGTAATAATACGTCTGAGACTGAAGCTGGTGTTACCAAAGCAACAACATCGCAGAGCACATCCAATTTACTTTTATCTCAATCGGAGACTAACAAAACTTCACTAACGAAAGAAAACTCAAGTTCATCCAGTGATGAAAGTATCGAAGTAACACCAAAGAAATGTAGGAAACAGTTAACTAAGTCAATGGATTCAGGAAACAAGGATTATATAACAAGGAAGAAAGTAACAGAATCCTCAGTAAATCGAAAATTAATTGAACAAATTTACTCCGATTCGGATAGTTCTTCGGAGTTGGACAACAAAGAAAAAGAAGAACGTGCGGCCGAGAGTAATGTCAGCGATTCACAGAATCAACAAACCATACGAACGAAAGCAGCAATGAAAGAGTTCACTCTGCAACAGCAAACATGCAGTAAAACACAAAAAGATTTATCCACTAgcggaaatttggaaaaactaaaggAGATCCAATCCAACTCgcataaaatttcaaatgataTCGTTCAGCAGAAACCGCAAAAGTTAAGTTCTGATTTGCTAGTAGTCCCTCAACGACAAGCAGCTAAAAAGGCATCAGAAAACATGAGATCAACCAACTCAAACATATTAACGGGAATGGGATCGTCATCGTCATTTGCCAACACTTCGAATACAGGAACATTGCAACGTGATGTAGAGGTGAAACATCGAGAAACGACTAAACAGAAGGAAAGTGTCAGTGTAAAATCAGATGACAAAGTGGAAAAGAAGAGTAGCACAATTAAATCTAACGACCAACTGGTTGAGAAGCCAACGATAAACAAACGTGGACGTCCCCCAAAGATTATAAAAGAAGCTGCCGAGCCTAGTCAAACATCCTCAGCCACGACTTCAGAACAAACTGCTGGCCCAAGTCGTGCTAAAGAACCTCAAACTTCAATGGACCAAGAAACTAAAAAGGCAGCCTCCACTACAGCGCAAACAAGTGATGATAAGCTAACACAAAGTAGGTCTTCGACTACTCTCGAGTCatcaaaatcaaatgaaaatgcTAAAAACAACATACTCGTGACGTATGTTGTGCCACAAAGGCAAGCAGCAAAGAAAGCGGCAGAACAactgaaaaataacaataaaactcCACAAGCCAATACAGAGGCAGCAGTAACTGCGACAAATGTTGCAGATGACAAAGAACGCGTCAACAGCATTGAAAAGGAGACAAAACTTAAAACTCCAGAAGATCACAGTGCTAAAGCTGCACCGACACGTCGTATGTCTACGCGGGAGGCTACTTCAAACTTATCCAGCAAGCAGGATGTGCCAGTAGCAACTATGACTGCCAAGAAAACGCCAACAAGTAGCAGGCAACGAGCAAAAGACGAACCACCTATTCAGACTACAATTAACACGACGCCTAAACGTCCTGCACAGTCGATGGATAAGAAACGTAAAGTATCTATAACATCCAGTTCGGAAAGTGATTCTAGCTCTTCGTCGTCTTCCTCGGACGGTAGTGATGACAGTTCTAGCAATAGCGGCAGTAGCTACTCATCTTCCTCATCCGACGATGAGGATGCCAGTGACGCTGAAGAAAAGCGGCTTGAGGAACGTGCTGTTTCCGATACAACGAAGCAAAATGTCCGCAAATCGCTTGACTCTAGAACTATGGTTTCTCAACAAATCTCCAGCAGTGATAACAAGATATCTTCTAAGTTGCCTTCTCAAAAACAATTAAAGCGAAATGTTAGTAACTCTTCCTCCAACATTGACGAGCAAAGTCCAAATAAATCCAGCATTCAAACTCGCAGAAAATCGTCCCAAGTTGAAGAGCCAGTGCAGAAAACTCCTGAAATTAAAACTACTTCGGATTCACAAGCTGAAGATAATTCAACATCCATGCCACAGCCTTCATCTCCATCACCAGTAGCCACGCCTATTACACAGAATAAGAAATCAGATGAGGAAGATGAAGAACCAAAGAATGAAATTGATAGCAATAATACAAATAAGATTCAAGATTCCCAGGTTGAATCCGATAAAGAAGCGGCATGTGAGAAATCAACATCATCTATTCATATTACTGCAGAAATAAACACTGCACCTGAAGACGAGAGTTCTGAAATGAAAAATCCTGTGACTACAAGTGATTTGCACGAAATTATCAAGGATAATATCAACACAAATGAGGAGAGACGGATGAATGATGATGGCATTATTGTTGAACGTATtgaaaataatgaaacattAGTGGTAAATAGTAATAGTGATGTTACGCTTATTGAGGACAAACCTACTTCTTTAGTAAGTGTAGATTTATGTTCTGAGGTTCCCATGGATATTGATGAGGAACTCACAACTGCACCAACACATACTAGCTTGCCGTCAGGTGATCACAATAGTTCtttattaaaaactgacgatCTTTTAGTCAATCTTGATCCACCGCCTGCACCAGTGCCAGCTTCACCAATTCCCTCATCAAGTTCGAGTTGCGAAGAAAATGACGATCAATCTAATGTCAGTAATGACGACCAAGAGAATCTAGATTCAACTCACACTACCAAATCTCGAAGAACCATCCCTGGCAGTCCTCCCATTTCGGCCGAAGAAGAACACACACATCACACTCAACATCTGCTCAATGAAATGGAACTAGTGCGAGCGTTAGAAGAGGAACGTAAGAAGGACTTGGCAGCTGCTAATGCTGAAGAAATGAAGTTTGGCGAATCAAAATCTCCCGGAGTAGCAGTCATTGCCCCAGAACCATTGGAAATAATAGATCTAGATTCAAACTCCAATTCGGATCATATGGCTTCTCCACAAAAACAACCGTTAGATGTTCCTACCACACTGGAACTGAATACGGCGCCATTAGAAATCTCTCCATTATCTTTTGGCAAGTCTTCTCAAATggaatcaaataaaaatcaacaaaatatcGATTCGTTAGAGCAAGACACTAAACTACAATCTTCGTTAAGCCTTTCAAGAACTTCTCCCTCTACTACTAAGGTCTCCTGTGATCCATTACCAATCAGCACACACACTTCAACGCTTGAAAGTGCTCATCATCCTATAGTAGATACAATACTTGATCTTGAAGATAATGCAAAGAAGAAACGGGAAGAAAATCAGCAGCAACAAATGCACAGTTTCCCAAATGAGCTCTTGAATACGTCTCCGTTTGGCAGTCATTCAGTTGGACACGTTTTAGATGCACATTCTGAGAATTTAAACAATCTTCTGACGAACGACAGCAATATTAGAAAGGATATTTCCGAGGAAGACAGTTTCCAAGCAACGAGAAATCTCTTGGAAAAACTCAGGAAAAAACGTAATCGCGCAGACGAACCTAAAGAACCAGATCTTATGTTGCCACCACCAACGCCAGCCATACCATCCGTATTTCCCTTTCACAACGCAGCCGATCCGGAAGATATTATTCATGCTCAGAAGGAAAACGCTATGTCATCACTCGAAGCAAATAGTGCTGGTCATTATAACATTGAATCTACACAACCAACTCAAACAACAACTCCACAAACACACAATAGCCACAATTTGTTAGTCAGTTCATCACCAAATACAGCAGCCGTTCCGAACAAAGATAATAACCTGGATATTTATGGCAATATGTCCCACAACAGCTCGGCCGATTCAGCAAGGACATCGGCTGATGCAGACAACATTTGTAGCATGAGTAATACCTTGTCGTTGTCCACTTACATAGAAGGAAATGGTCAATCCATGCAGTCGCAACCACAACTACCAATTTCACCTATGCAACAACATTCTGCACAACATACACCAACACCCCATCATCCTCATCAGGGCACAACACCTAATTCCAATTAcacacaacaacagcaaccacACACACCAGCCCAGCAAACAAATGTGGCCGAGCTGACGTCGCTAATACAAAACGAGCTGGCAAGCCAAGCAGCAACCTCTTCGTTGAGTAAAACTCCAACAATAGATGCATTTGgttctaaacaaaacaacaataccATGTCTTCCAATGATGTTTCGGCTGATCGTGTCTCAGGCACAACGCCTGATTTTGTGGACTTGCATGCAGCGGCAGCAGCCTCCTCAGCTTCGATTGGTAGCAATAAATTAGTGGTCGATTGTGACTTTGACGAAAACACACGCATGCAATCTCCTTACACGATGCAGGCAAATCGTATCTGGAATGAAAATGATTTAATAGCAGCAAGGAGATCCACGTCACCAAGCTCAGTGTCTGAATCGAATGATCAATCGCCCTCGATTGATTTGCAAccgcaacagcagcagcagcaaacatCAGTTCAACACCAAATTCCCCTCCAAAATACCCATGTTCAGTCGCAACATACAATTGCACCAAATGTgctcaacaacagcagcagcgcCAGCAATAGCAACGCCATTAACAAGAACTCCTTCTTCAGTTCTATAAACAACTTCGCATTGACCTCCTCCTTCCAACAGCATCCACTGCAAACGCAAAATCAACTGAACCAGCAAACGCAACAGCAGTCTTCGTTACCAAATGGCATAGACTCGATGATATACAATCAAAGCTATAACAGTTCAACAGCCACGACCCCAACTTCGCAAGGAACACCTCAGCAACAACAATCAAATGTACAGCAGCAGTCTAGAACCCAACAGTACAACGGTTCAGTTGGTTTGTTTCATGACGCGGCCTCAAATTTGCCTAACATTAATCAAATACCATTTGTATCAAATGATGGCAGTTCTGGAACTGGAGCAAGTGTAATGTATCCCGCTGGACCGGGTATAGGAAATAATGTGAATGCCGGATCTAATAGTGGCAACCAACAGCAGTACAACTCAAACACAGCTATTGGCAGTACTAACACGTCGGGTGTTCAGTACAGTGGTGCAGCATTTACATCTTCGACGCACAATATTGCATTGACGGCGGCAATTGTTGGAGTTTCTGCGTCTGGCAGTCTCATCGACCACAATTCGCCGCGTCACCATCAATTGCGACCTACCCATCAATTCAATCTAACATCACCGAATAATGCCAACACAGCAACATCATTCAATAGCATGCATTTGGGAAGTTGTGCAGAGAGCATGATGGCCAGCAGTCAACCGACCTCCCATCACACAACTCCAACAAAAGACTCACCCTCAAAGGCAAATCGTTCGTCGTCTCGATATAGTCAGCAaacacaacagcagcaacagctgCGAAGTTCACATAAATCTCCACAAGTGACTCAACCCAAATCTCCTGGTAAATCTCCTAGACAAATGGAATTGCTTAGCAAACaactgcagcagcagcagcaggcGCACACTTCTCTGACAGAATTTACAAATTTGGGTTCCAAACCTACCAAATACGATCCCTTAACACATACATTAGCCGGTAAACCGCGCCAAAGAGCGCCTCGTGGTACAGGAAGCGGTTCTCGTGGCCGTGGCAGAGGACGAGGACGTAACCGAGGTGGAAGTGTACCAAATGCATTGATACCTCTACCAATTCCCATGTCTGAATATGTGAGTGCAGATAATCTGGTCGGTACACCCTTCGAGTTCAGTTACGAGGAAGAAATGGCAGCACCTGGCATGGAAAATCTACAGTCGCTACGCGATCGTCGCCGTTCTTTCGATTGCAGAAATGCCCAAAATTCAGAAGGTCTAAAATATCGTAGTCCCAGCTACAATGCAGGAGCTTGTAAAGTTCGACACAATGCAGCAGGCTCAACGTCGGTAACAGTACCAGCATCCGCATCGAGCACAGAGTCAATAGttaactgcaacaacaacattaaaggTAGTACGACCACCAATCTGCATTCAATTGTTCAACCCATGTTACCGGGACCTGTGGACATGCGTACATACAACCTGGGCTTTGAACCCCAACATTCCAGTGCGTCTCAAGAAGCCTACAACAATAATTTACTTGGCGCCTTCGATTCGGGTACAGCTGATCAAACTCTCTCGGAGTTTGATGAGGAGGATGAGCGGGAATTCCAATCAGCTTTAAGAGCAACGGGTACGACAAGTTCAATAACTACAGCAAAGCAATTGCAAATTTCTTTGTCATCCTCAATAAATACCTCGTCAATGGGAACAGCGAATGCTGTTGATTCGGTAGCCAGTGCCAACAACTCCCTTATACAAACATATTCAGAAACGATGGCCACTACAACGGTTGCCGGCATATCAAATGCTCAAGGTTCGGCAACGAGCATGAGCGTAGCTGCAACAACCAAAACCTGCCCGTCAACTAACATCACGACAGCAATGATTTCGGCCGAATTGGTGACAGATTTGCAAACGTCCATGGAAACCACATCTGAGGATGTTTCGATTGATTCGGACACTACTTTAACTACCAAAGCCTCACTGTCGGACTCTCGAAACCAATTGAAACTCAAAATTAAGGGACCCTTAGCCTATCCTGACAGTTATCACAATTCAAATGTAATTACACACGCTTCTACATCCGTGCAATCAAATATCAGCAATGTCCAATCTATGGCTTCCACTAACGCCACTATAAGTGCTTCAGTGAGTGGAAGTGGCACCAACTCTAGACGCATGCGTAAGAAAGAGCTGCTTAGTTTGTATGTGGTGCAGAAAGACAATCATGGAGATGATTCGTCGTGTGGTTTGCCTCCTGCCGATTCAAATCTTCTCTCAAATGTCATGTCGGAAACCATCAGAAAAACTGAAAGTGTTTGCAGTGAAGTGGACGAGTATGGGTCAGAATTTACAGCTGGCTCAACGAGCAGCAAACGCTTCAAAAAGAACTCTAGTCGAGAACTACGTTCTCTAGATATTATGGTGGCAGATATGAACGATATGACGGCGGTAAATCTAGGTGCTGATGGTCGCAGACGTAGCGGTTGTTCGTCTGGAAGTGCGGAAAATAGTGTAGTAAAAATAGGCGCGGCTAGCAGTGCAGGAAAAAGACGTGGCAGAAGTAAGACTCTCGAGGGAGCCGAAGATGAGCCTGCTCCAaaactaaaaatcaaaattcgaGGCCTTGCCGAGGGCAATGCCAGTGCCACTGCCACAGTCGGTAGCTGTGAAAGTAGCTTTAATAATTACGAAGTCGCCCGCAGATCTGTTGCCTGTCCACCAAAGAAGCGCTTGACCTCGAACTATACTCCCACATTGGAAGATTTAATGCGAGATTCGATGAATTACCGCGACCAAGTTATGCAAGAGTTTGGTGGAGACGACGATGAACGTACAAAACGAACATCATCTACCTTTAACACAACTGCATCTAAAACACTCGCTGATCCATCAACACATCAGAAGAAAATGAAATCGTCAAAGtctaaaaaagagaaaaaggaTAAAAAACGTCACAAAAATAAAGATTTCGATGATAATATGAGCTGCATTAGTGGAGCGAATAACAGCATGATTACCACATTGATCGAACAGCCAACAAGTGCATCTCCCGGAGAACCACCAAAATTGATATTGAGGATTAATAAACGCAAAGCAGAGTCAACGGCCACAGACACAAGTAGATCATCGCCTGCCACAGCCAACACAGTATTGTCACCCGAAGGCCCCTCTGCACCCATACGGCTCAAATTGGCACGTGTAGCAGAAGGTGGTGGCTACGTAATAGGCGACAAAAAGCGTAAAAAAGGCAAAAAGTCTAATTCAATAGCAAA